A stretch of the bacterium genome encodes the following:
- a CDS encoding TolC family protein — protein sequence MKISPLVIWLLLSLLPVFFIPEARAQEPPRTTRELSEPDREPSESEEDIPAEEPGPSGPQELSFTLEDAILLALNRNRDLKVQIVNPKIAETAVEERKAPFDFSPFIKLQAEQTTDETSLNRKDIRKNVRDEYPNMPDDIFEQYYDEYFGDVQKATLDKETQSYGGVLGFSKLFSTGTKLEFDLGSQYSDEEKNQLIRKTDSPNEKSSTSSTRYSTSASMTLTQPLLQGVGRKVNLSLVRQAEFDQQISAYELQQYIIELVARVQKNYWDLVLAKETLNIREKSLELSERQMDETQERIRLGKQAESELIFAQAEVAAEKGKVIDAKSALSQRTLDFLRLLNPDVDTLWDRKVSLTTPPAPIDRETGNVQEHVATAFRSRPDLAQAYLNLQKGDLEVVRTRNGLLPRLDFFITLKNMASGPEFPQSISEFDDSDYIVGLNLSRPLENTQAKAQSRRAGLSRLKYLESIENLKQIIQVEVRKAIGEIERCREQIFALQANRSKQEEKLKVEQEKFRVGRSTNLLVFQAQRDLTEARVREVTAIIDQIEAFIDLQICEGTLLQQWSIETISPLLR from the coding sequence ATGAAGATCAGCCCGCTTGTTATCTGGTTACTTCTATCCCTGCTGCCAGTCTTTTTCATTCCGGAGGCCAGGGCACAAGAGCCTCCACGGACAACCCGGGAGCTTTCGGAACCTGACCGGGAGCCTTCGGAATCGGAGGAGGATATACCAGCCGAAGAACCGGGACCCTCCGGCCCGCAGGAGTTGTCTTTCACGCTGGAAGATGCAATCTTACTGGCTTTAAACCGCAACCGGGACCTCAAGGTCCAGATCGTCAATCCCAAGATTGCCGAGACCGCGGTCGAAGAACGGAAAGCCCCGTTTGACTTTTCGCCGTTCATTAAACTGCAGGCTGAACAAACCACGGATGAAACCAGCCTCAACCGGAAGGATATCCGCAAAAATGTCCGCGATGAATACCCCAATATGCCGGATGACATATTCGAGCAATACTATGATGAGTACTTTGGCGATGTACAGAAGGCGACCCTCGATAAGGAGACGCAATCGTATGGAGGAGTTCTGGGATTTTCCAAACTCTTTTCGACCGGCACCAAGCTGGAATTCGACCTGGGAAGCCAATATTCCGATGAAGAAAAAAATCAGTTGATCAGGAAAACGGATTCACCCAACGAAAAATCATCGACATCATCCACCCGCTATTCCACCTCCGCCAGCATGACTCTGACCCAGCCTCTTCTCCAGGGGGTGGGGAGAAAGGTCAATCTCTCACTCGTCCGTCAGGCGGAATTCGATCAGCAGATTTCCGCCTATGAGCTGCAACAATACATCATCGAACTGGTGGCCAGGGTTCAGAAAAATTACTGGGATCTGGTGCTGGCCAAAGAGACCCTGAATATCCGGGAAAAATCTCTGGAATTATCCGAGCGACAGATGGATGAAACCCAGGAGAGGATCAGACTGGGAAAACAGGCCGAATCAGAGCTTATCTTTGCCCAGGCCGAAGTGGCTGCCGAAAAGGGAAAGGTCATCGATGCCAAAAGCGCACTCTCCCAGCGGACCCTCGATTTTCTCCGCCTCCTCAACCCTGATGTTGATACCCTCTGGGACCGGAAGGTCAGCCTCACCACACCTCCCGCTCCCATTGACCGGGAAACCGGCAATGTTCAGGAGCACGTGGCCACGGCATTCCGGTCTCGGCCCGACCTTGCACAGGCCTATCTCAATCTCCAGAAAGGGGATCTTGAAGTGGTGCGGACCCGAAACGGGCTCCTTCCCCGGCTGGATTTTTTCATCACCCTGAAAAACATGGCCTCCGGCCCGGAATTTCCTCAATCCATCAGTGAATTCGATGACTCCGACTATATTGTCGGTCTGAACCTGTCACGGCCCCTTGAAAATACCCAGGCCAAAGCTCAGTCCCGCAGGGCCGGCTTAAGCCGCCTCAAATACCTGGAAAGCATCGAGAACTTGAAACAGATTATCCAGGTCGAGGTCCGCAAGGCAATTGGGGAAATCGAGCGCTGCCGGGAACAGATTTTCGCCCTGCAGGCCAATCGCAGCAAACAGGAAGAAAAACTGAAGGTCGAACAGGAAAAATTCCGGGTAGGCAGGTCCACAAACCTGCTGGTCTTTCAGGCCCAGCGGGATCTCACCGAAGCCCGGGTCCGCGAGGTCACGGCTATTATCGATCAGATCGAAGCCTTTATCGATCTCCAGATTTGCGAAGGGACCCTGCTGCAGCAATGGTCCATAGAAACAATTTCTCCGCTCCTCAGGTAG
- a CDS encoding ABC transporter permease, whose protein sequence is MLLWTLIKVSIKSLWANKMRSFLATLGIIIGVGAVIAMLALGEGAKRQITQKVSSLGSNLMILRPGQKGSRGVQNSSYDTLRLEDAEAILHKVPDVLHLSPVLRGSAQVKYLNQNTRVPITGAAVTYFPIRNFTLQKGRIFDETETREQARVAVIGSQTADDLFGKRDLIGKIVKVNGLNFKIIGVLSVKGDEGWYNPDNQLIIPYTTAMKQLFGLDYLGGIDLQIKKGVDPEKAKEKITAVMRYQHRIPADMPLDFTLQSQAEVLDTLNSITMALTLLLGGIASISLLVGGIGIMNIMLVTVTERTREIGIRKALGARNRDILRQFLFESTLISLIGGGIGIALGTGACYLIDALFSFSTFIQPVYVIIAFSFSAAVGTFFGFYPAMRAAKQDPIEALRYE, encoded by the coding sequence ATGCTGCTGTGGACCCTGATCAAGGTTTCCATCAAAAGCCTGTGGGCCAATAAGATGCGCTCTTTTCTGGCAACCCTTGGCATCATCATCGGCGTGGGGGCGGTAATTGCCATGCTGGCCCTTGGAGAAGGGGCCAAGCGGCAGATTACCCAGAAGGTTTCCTCCCTGGGGAGCAATCTGATGATCCTGCGGCCCGGCCAAAAAGGGAGCCGCGGCGTCCAGAACAGCTCCTACGACACGCTCAGGCTGGAAGACGCTGAGGCCATACTGCACAAGGTTCCTGATGTTCTGCATCTTTCACCCGTACTCCGGGGCAGTGCTCAGGTAAAATACCTGAACCAGAACACCCGCGTGCCGATAACCGGCGCGGCGGTGACCTATTTCCCGATCCGAAACTTTACCCTCCAGAAGGGGAGGATTTTCGATGAAACCGAAACCAGAGAACAGGCCAGAGTAGCTGTTATCGGCTCCCAGACCGCCGACGACCTGTTCGGAAAACGCGACCTCATCGGCAAGATAGTCAAGGTGAACGGCCTGAATTTCAAGATCATCGGAGTTCTCAGCGTTAAGGGTGACGAGGGATGGTACAATCCGGACAATCAGCTCATCATTCCCTATACTACGGCCATGAAGCAGCTCTTCGGGCTTGATTACCTGGGAGGCATCGATCTTCAGATCAAAAAGGGAGTCGATCCTGAGAAAGCGAAGGAGAAAATCACGGCCGTGATGAGGTATCAGCACCGGATCCCGGCGGATATGCCCCTCGACTTCACCCTGCAGAGCCAGGCCGAGGTTCTGGACACGCTCAACTCCATCACCATGGCCCTGACCCTTTTGCTTGGCGGGATTGCCAGCATCTCCCTGCTGGTAGGAGGAATCGGGATCATGAACATCATGCTGGTCACGGTGACCGAAAGAACACGGGAAATCGGCATCCGCAAGGCACTGGGGGCCCGCAACCGCGATATCCTGCGGCAGTTTCTCTTCGAGTCCACCCTGATCAGCCTCATCGGTGGAGGAATCGGCATCGCACTTGGCACCGGGGCCTGCTATCTGATCGATGCTCTTTTTTCCTTTTCTACCTTTATCCAGCCGGTCTATGTAATAATCGCTTTTTCCTTTTCCGCAGCCGTCGGAACTTTTTTCGGCTTTTATCCGGCTATGCGGGCCGCCAAACAGGACCCGATCGAGGCTTTACGATATGAGTAA
- a CDS encoding ABC transporter ATP-binding protein, whose translation MLVVDEVTKKYRMGEQEILALNRVSLTVEKSEMLAIVGASGSGKSTLMHILGCLDHPDSGRYFLNGKDVSRFGKDELAKIRNREIGFVFQTFNLLPRMSALENVELPLLYSGHPAAKMEAARALEQVGLTSRMHHEPNQLSGGQRQRVAIARALVTNPSIILADEPTGNLDSKSSEEIMAVLQYLNKEGRTIIIVTHEQEIAQKCQRQIRIRDGQIM comes from the coding sequence ATGCTGGTGGTTGATGAAGTTACCAAAAAATACCGGATGGGCGAGCAGGAAATCCTGGCCCTCAACAGGGTTTCTCTCACGGTGGAAAAATCCGAAATGCTGGCCATCGTGGGTGCTTCGGGGAGCGGGAAATCCACGCTCATGCATATTCTCGGCTGCCTGGACCACCCTGACTCCGGCCGCTATTTTCTCAATGGCAAGGATGTATCAAGGTTTGGGAAGGATGAGCTGGCTAAAATCCGAAACCGCGAAATAGGCTTTGTTTTTCAAACCTTTAATCTTCTTCCCCGCATGAGCGCCCTGGAAAACGTGGAGCTTCCGCTCCTCTATTCCGGACATCCGGCGGCCAAGATGGAAGCTGCCAGGGCACTTGAGCAGGTCGGCCTGACTTCCCGCATGCACCATGAGCCGAACCAGCTCTCCGGCGGACAGCGGCAGCGGGTGGCCATTGCCCGGGCTCTGGTAACCAATCCGTCCATAATTCTGGCCGATGAGCCCACGGGTAATCTGGACAGCAAGTCCAGTGAAGAGATCATGGCGGTTTTGCAGTACCTCAACAAGGAGGGGCGGACAATTATCATTGTCACCCATGAACAGGAAATTGCCCAAAAATGCCAGCGCCAGATCCGCATCCGCGATGGCCAGATCATGTAA
- a CDS encoding efflux RND transporter periplasmic adaptor subunit: MKRWIILIILVLLVSVVIIRLRTLSSQGEEKEKEFAIAQIKRGAIQVSVACTGKVVSNQDVEIKSKASGEVKKLPFDVSDFVRASDLLVELDPTDEQRNLEKAQAALEAATSQLNNARQDLAIAENQLVTTKLNIQAEISSARATWEDAENKAKREEQLFQKKLSSQEELDTRKAEAVRAKAAHEKALVKQEEFKTQEMEIELRRHAVQLEESRVRAARVDLEIARQRLQDTRILSPVNGTVTARNVQIGQIISSGINNIGGGTTILTLSDLSRIFVIASVDESDIGKVKLRQKAKITVDSYPDVHFDGQVVQIATRGVNISNVVTFDVKIEVLGKNKSLLKPEMTANVQIVSREKANVVLVPDDAVEFSSEGPKVQVVLPDGRIETRSLTLGLDNGGTAEVISGLEEGEEVRLISGQVHSKWSNTGRQKDADQEEKRPLLGLRRGSGGE; this comes from the coding sequence ATGAAGCGCTGGATTATCCTTATTATCCTGGTTCTCCTGGTGTCTGTGGTCATCATACGGTTAAGAACCCTGTCCTCACAGGGAGAAGAGAAGGAGAAAGAGTTTGCCATAGCTCAAATCAAACGGGGGGCCATTCAGGTAAGCGTTGCCTGCACGGGGAAGGTGGTTTCCAACCAGGATGTGGAAATCAAATCAAAGGCCAGTGGAGAGGTGAAGAAGCTCCCCTTTGATGTCAGCGACTTCGTCCGTGCCTCTGATCTTCTGGTGGAACTGGATCCCACGGATGAGCAGCGGAATCTGGAAAAAGCCCAGGCCGCCCTGGAAGCGGCCACCTCCCAGCTCAACAATGCCAGGCAGGATCTGGCTATTGCCGAAAATCAACTGGTAACCACCAAACTGAATATTCAGGCCGAGATATCCTCCGCCAGGGCTACCTGGGAAGATGCGGAAAACAAAGCCAAACGGGAGGAGCAGCTTTTTCAGAAAAAACTGTCGAGCCAGGAGGAGCTGGATACCCGCAAAGCCGAGGCCGTGCGGGCCAAAGCCGCCCACGAAAAAGCCCTGGTCAAGCAGGAAGAATTCAAGACCCAGGAAATGGAGATCGAGCTCAGGCGGCATGCTGTCCAGCTCGAGGAGAGCCGGGTCCGGGCCGCCAGGGTGGATCTTGAAATCGCCAGGCAGCGTCTTCAGGATACGCGGATACTTTCGCCCGTGAACGGGACCGTGACCGCCAGGAATGTGCAGATCGGCCAGATCATCTCATCAGGAATCAACAATATCGGCGGCGGGACCACGATTCTGACCCTGTCGGACCTTTCCCGGATTTTTGTCATAGCCTCGGTTGACGAGAGTGACATCGGCAAGGTCAAACTGCGTCAGAAAGCAAAGATTACCGTGGATTCCTACCCGGATGTGCACTTTGACGGCCAGGTGGTTCAAATCGCCACCCGGGGAGTCAATATCAGCAATGTTGTGACCTTTGACGTCAAGATCGAGGTTCTGGGAAAGAATAAATCCCTCCTGAAGCCGGAGATGACGGCCAATGTCCAGATTGTTTCACGAGAAAAAGCCAATGTGGTGCTGGTTCCGGACGATGCGGTCGAGTTTTCATCCGAAGGCCCGAAAGTCCAGGTAGTTTTACCTGACGGAAGGATTGAAACCCGGTCCCTTACCCTGGGGCTTGACAACGGCGGAACAGCCGAAGTAATCAGCGGCCTGGAGGAAGGGGAAGAAGTCCGCCTGATTTCAGGGCAGGTTCACAGCAAATGGTCAAATACCGGAAGGCAAAAGGATGCGGACCAGGAAGAAAAAAGGCCCCTTTTGGGTCTGAGAAGAGGTTCGGGGGGGGAGTAG
- a CDS encoding histidine phosphatase family protein, producing the protein MLRILVIRHGETSWNKEKIFRGRVDISLSETGRQQVSLLGRRLRGQPIQGIYTSPLKRAVETALAVQGEQSESPPIMQEDMLIDIDYGSWEKKGHIQVQQEYPDLYQEWLEAPHMVHIPDGESLSSVRQRVETFLDRLIIQHDQTENQAPLVLVSHRVVIKMLFCAVLGLDNSHFWQIRQDTAALSMLDYQSGKFILTGLNDTCHLDELRDRMSRDDF; encoded by the coding sequence ATGTTAAGAATCCTTGTTATCCGTCATGGAGAAACCTCCTGGAACAAAGAAAAGATTTTTCGAGGCCGGGTAGATATCAGCCTCAGTGAAACCGGACGTCAGCAGGTCAGTCTTTTGGGACGAAGGCTTCGCGGGCAGCCGATTCAGGGCATCTATACCAGCCCCCTCAAGCGGGCTGTCGAGACGGCCCTGGCTGTTCAGGGAGAACAGTCAGAATCTCCCCCGATCATGCAGGAGGATATGCTGATCGACATCGATTACGGATCATGGGAGAAGAAGGGGCACATTCAAGTCCAGCAGGAGTATCCGGACCTGTATCAGGAGTGGCTTGAGGCCCCGCATATGGTTCATATTCCGGATGGCGAGAGCCTGTCCTCGGTTCGACAGCGCGTTGAAACCTTCCTGGACAGGCTGATTATCCAGCATGACCAGACAGAGAACCAGGCCCCGCTTGTCCTTGTTTCCCACAGGGTCGTCATCAAGATGCTGTTTTGCGCCGTCCTCGGCCTGGACAATTCGCATTTCTGGCAGATCAGGCAGGACACTGCGGCCCTGTCCATGCTGGATTATCAATCAGGAAAATTTATCCTGACCGGCTTGAACGATACCTGCCACCTTGATGAGCTGCGGGACAGGATGAGCAGGGATGATTTTTAA